One window of Cardiocondyla obscurior isolate alpha-2009 linkage group LG20, Cobs3.1, whole genome shotgun sequence genomic DNA carries:
- the LOC139110301 gene encoding putative leucine-rich repeat-containing protein DDB_G0290503 isoform X1, whose translation MEDCIVDQDIHNGFLSKSYLQSAERISGTKDTILNFMIPKKVLEVREKTWDKFFDRYSKEMSDEFELNVETLEPETEEEEEDEDEMIINEEHDSEQRVPMRKSPALVQYWIDTGNPPYKVLSDDNVSSESGSSLSEKEIVVSPPRINVEDVINVVSTTDDQKCKNESSCSSVDTAAYILSNANITKKADTIAIIEGAKCTGESSNIDAHDGTDQIKAAKVDQEIYDDNDSINIDVTDVASKNNSTSRSKRMAIPTNEIQSDTRSQKIFSIKKNEIKKSDLYPTAINTQTLDIESIFKHFNKTSKNFVRNNKNDNVSNQDKVLEMDTQQERHISEATLDKKAVKNMNLSTLHRKKLYSGRYSPVDLIQTETHGTADRLSKAKKILHPALDFDDIVKETAFLNDKCKRSDKPNRKFKKGKSRYLSKKNISDIDESENNKEIQDKVNIIDDFDKSLDINKNLDTHQNDVSCHSKRDDGNISENSEKSKRSLEVVNEKPKVVLQRIDSPSLSDKLKLGKNIQEKQENFVKSFKDLSESEKSHSSAVVNLKEDTVDSNQSTILILECNENTSQSTSSSDCLLDVRLNRDFYSNAKKQKGKPSRLKDSDKSQNNKSWIEENMSQLSISTVVESQLSIKDNAISPNVSFNKSETYSNLYEKNQINNIKMREVKIVLERLPLSTINVQCTTMEKQALNKNDAVEENNVSGKLKARLLDNAEKKYGCKIRNVKIVLEQLPAKKINTVKNTDITLNKKSSSNTSLETNRKLRSQIARSSETSICENDEADVQSIICSNHSLGSSTSKKSDDTFGNIIFSTSQNLNSRLDSTKDATSQHKNCNDKTSQGNNYFASVLTSDEDDFFQSIKHRKKLKVSTDDNVSRNGNSSIVNCSPRKNTRELQRDESVHSEVSEIKSSDDKQTTINSSRQKQNRKSNRYLIFSSSEDDEDKDDNLAANLPIKRKVISPVLRKRNKINYNSKNGSKEAVEKNKIDRKNVPISKVVTAETPEKEIIFRTKLWDSDSSSDSILSTHKKLKTSSVRKRSIRCRNRAAEKEMVNDFSSTLNSSLENSSPMNGVTIKSNSLINEEAKRNRRLSSNSSDDDIERKVNNVKKDRTLSSSLKFDHARKARLVRESTVSSTSKRPAYKKTSLENEKIFNKSSNSPTKVQSAMSTPRKLFETKCYYDSSDSSEIL comes from the exons ATGGAAGATTGCATAGTGGATCAGGATATTCATAATGGTTTTCTCTCAAAGTCTTATTTACAAAGTGCTGaaag GATTTCAGGAACAAAAGACactattcttaattttatgataCCGAAAAAAGTTTTGGAAGTTCGTGAGAAGACTTGGGATAAATTTTTTGATAGATATTCTAAAGAG atgTCTGATGAATTTGAGTTAAATGTTGAAACTCTTGAACCTGAaacagaagaggaagaggaagatgAAGATGAAATGATTATTAATGAAGAACATGACAGTGAACAGAGAGTACCTATGAGGAAATCACCAGCCTTAGTACAGTATTGGATAGATACTGGTAATCCACCTTACAAGGTGCTTTCAGATGATAATGTATCATCTGAAAGTGGATCATCATtaagtgaaaaagaaatagttgTATCTCCACCCAGAATAAATGTAGaagatgtaataaatgtaGTGAGTACAACTGATGaccaaaaatgcaaaaatgaGTCATCCTGTAGTTCTGTGGATACTGCAGCTTACATTTTatcaaatgcaaatattacaaagaaaGCAGATACTATAGCTATTATAGAAGGTGCTAAATGTACAGGAGAGTCTTCCAATATAGATGCACATGATGGAACCGACCAAATTAAAGCTGCAAAAGTTGATCAAGAGATATATGATGATAATGACAGTATTAATATTGATGTGACGGATGTCGCgagcaaaaataattcaacgtCAAGATCAAAACGTATGGCAATACCTACAAATGAAATACAATCTGATACTCGTTCGCAGAAAATATTTagtataaagaaaaacgaaataaagaagTCTGATTTGTATCCTACAGCTATAAATACCCAAACCTTAGACATTGAATccatttttaaacatttcaaTAAAACGTCAAAAAATTTCGTCagaaataataagaatgaTAATGTTTCTAATCAAGATAAAGTGCTAGAAATGGATACTCAACAGGAAAGACACATCTCAGAAGCCACCCTAGATAAGAAAgctgtaaaaaatatgaatctGTCAACTCTTcatcgtaaaaaattatattcaggGCGATATTCTCCTGTTGATCTGATACAAACTGAAACACACGGTACAGCAGATAGATTAtctaaagcaaaaaaaattttacatccCGCTTTAGATTTCGATGATATTGTTAAAGAAACAgcatttttaaatgacaaatgTAAACGTTCCGACAAACCGAATAGAAAATTCAAGAAAGGAAAATCTCGTTAcctctctaaaaaaaatatatcggaCATTGACGAAAGTGAAAATAACAAGGAAATTCAAGATAAGGTCAATATCATTGACGACTTCGATAAATCAttggatattaataaaaatttggaCACACATCAGAACGACGTGTCATGTCATTCGAAACGCGATGACGGGAATATTTCTGAAAATAGTGAAAAAAGCAAACGAAGCTTAGAGGTTGTCAATGAAAAGCCAAAGGTAGTTTTACAGCGAATAGATTCGCCTTCCTTATCAGATAAGCTCAAACTTGGCAAAAATATCCAGGAAAAGCAAGAAAACTtcgtaaaaagtttcaaggaTTTAAGTGAATCCGAAAAATCACATTCTTCCGCGGTTGTAAATTTGAAAGAAGATACGGTAGATAGCAATCAAAGTACTATTCTTATTTTAGAATGTAATGAAAATACTTCGCAAAGTACCTCTTCAAGCGACTGCCTTTTAGATGTACGTTTGAACCgtgatttttattcaaatgcaaaaaaacaaaaaggaaaaCCATCACGTTTGAAAGATTCCGACAAGAGCCAGAATAACAAATCGTGGATTGAGGAAAATATGTCACAATTGTCAATTAGTACAGTAGTGGAATCGCAACTTTCAATTAAAGACAACGCTATTTCGCCAAAtgtatcttttaataaatctgaAACGTACTCCAATTTATATGAAAAGAAtcagattaataatataaaaatgcgaGAGGTTAAAATTGTATTGGAACGATTGCCACTGTCGACTATAAATGTACAATGTACAACGATGGAAAAGCAGGCcttgaataaaaatgatgccgttgaagaaaataatgtaTCAGGCAAGCTTAAAGCACGTCTTCTTGATAATGCAGAAAAGAAATATGGCTGCAAAATTAGAAACGTTAAAATTGTATTGGAACAATTACctgcaaagaaaattaacactGTGAAAAACACAGATATtacacttaataaaaaaagttcatCGAATACTAGTCTGGAAACCAATCGTAAACTAAGATCACAAATCGCTAGATCTTCCGAAACTTCGATTTGTGAAAATGACGAAGCGGATGTTCAATCTATTATTTGTAGCAACCATTCATTAGGAAGTTCTACATCTAAGAAAAGTGATGATACATTTGGTAATATAATCTTTAGTACAAGTCAGAATTTAAATAGCAGATTGGATTCTACTAAGGATGCTACATCTCAACATAAAAATTGCAACGATAAAACAAGTCaaggtaataattattttgcttcAGTTTTGACATCGGACGAAGATGATTTTTTTCAATCGATAaaacatagaaaaaaattaaaagtgtcGACAGATGACAATGTATCAAGAAATGGAAATTCAAGTATTGTAAATTGTTCGCCAAGAAAGAATACAAGAGAACTACAAAGAGACGAATCGGTACATAGCGAGGTTTCCGAAATTAAATCTTCTGACGACAAGCAGACGACAATTAATTCTTCGCGGCAGAAACAAAATCGCAAAAGTAATaggtatttaatattttcctcgaGTGAAGATGACGAAGACAAAGACGATAATTTAGCTGCCAATTTACCAATCAAACGTAAAGTAATATCTCCGGTtttgagaaagagaaataaaataaattacaacagTAAAAATGGTTCAAAAGAAGCGGTAGAGAAAAATAAGATAGATCGCAAAAATGTTCCCATTTCAAAAGTCGTTACAGCGGAAACTccagagaaagaaataatattcagaACAAAATTGTGGGATTCAGATAGCAGCAGCGATTCCATTTTATCTACTCATAAAAAGTTAAAGACTTCTTCTGTTCGCAAGAGATCTATAAGATGTCGCAATCGCGCAGCTGAAAAAGAAATGGTTAATGATTTTTCGAGTACATTGAATTCTTCTCTTGAAAACAGCAGCCCGATGAATGGCGTAACAATCAAGTCCAATTCGTTAATCAACGAAGAGGCTAAAAGGAATCGACGGTTATCCAGTAATAGTTCTGACGATGATATCGAGAGAAAAGTCAACAACGTGAAAAAAGATCGgactctttcttcctctcttaaATTTGACCACGCACGCAAAGCGCGACTCGTGCGAGAAAGTACAGTTTCAAGTACTTCTAAGAGACCTGCATATAAAAAAACGTCAttggaaaatgaaaaaatctTTAACAAATCCAGCAATTCACCGACAAAGGTGCAGAGTGCCATGTCAACtccaagaaaattatttgaaacgaAATGCTATTACGATTCTTCTGATTCGAGCGAGATTTTGTAA
- the LOC139110301 gene encoding putative leucine-rich repeat-containing protein DDB_G0290503 isoform X2 produces MVFSQSLIYKVLKGTKDTILNFMIPKKVLEVREKTWDKFFDRYSKEMSDEFELNVETLEPETEEEEEDEDEMIINEEHDSEQRVPMRKSPALVQYWIDTGNPPYKVLSDDNVSSESGSSLSEKEIVVSPPRINVEDVINVVSTTDDQKCKNESSCSSVDTAAYILSNANITKKADTIAIIEGAKCTGESSNIDAHDGTDQIKAAKVDQEIYDDNDSINIDVTDVASKNNSTSRSKRMAIPTNEIQSDTRSQKIFSIKKNEIKKSDLYPTAINTQTLDIESIFKHFNKTSKNFVRNNKNDNVSNQDKVLEMDTQQERHISEATLDKKAVKNMNLSTLHRKKLYSGRYSPVDLIQTETHGTADRLSKAKKILHPALDFDDIVKETAFLNDKCKRSDKPNRKFKKGKSRYLSKKNISDIDESENNKEIQDKVNIIDDFDKSLDINKNLDTHQNDVSCHSKRDDGNISENSEKSKRSLEVVNEKPKVVLQRIDSPSLSDKLKLGKNIQEKQENFVKSFKDLSESEKSHSSAVVNLKEDTVDSNQSTILILECNENTSQSTSSSDCLLDVRLNRDFYSNAKKQKGKPSRLKDSDKSQNNKSWIEENMSQLSISTVVESQLSIKDNAISPNVSFNKSETYSNLYEKNQINNIKMREVKIVLERLPLSTINVQCTTMEKQALNKNDAVEENNVSGKLKARLLDNAEKKYGCKIRNVKIVLEQLPAKKINTVKNTDITLNKKSSSNTSLETNRKLRSQIARSSETSICENDEADVQSIICSNHSLGSSTSKKSDDTFGNIIFSTSQNLNSRLDSTKDATSQHKNCNDKTSQGNNYFASVLTSDEDDFFQSIKHRKKLKVSTDDNVSRNGNSSIVNCSPRKNTRELQRDESVHSEVSEIKSSDDKQTTINSSRQKQNRKSNRYLIFSSSEDDEDKDDNLAANLPIKRKVISPVLRKRNKINYNSKNGSKEAVEKNKIDRKNVPISKVVTAETPEKEIIFRTKLWDSDSSSDSILSTHKKLKTSSVRKRSIRCRNRAAEKEMVNDFSSTLNSSLENSSPMNGVTIKSNSLINEEAKRNRRLSSNSSDDDIERKVNNVKKDRTLSSSLKFDHARKARLVRESTVSSTSKRPAYKKTSLENEKIFNKSSNSPTKVQSAMSTPRKLFETKCYYDSSDSSEIL; encoded by the exons ATGGTTTTCTCTCAAAGTCTTATTTACAAAGTGCTGaaag GAACAAAAGACactattcttaattttatgataCCGAAAAAAGTTTTGGAAGTTCGTGAGAAGACTTGGGATAAATTTTTTGATAGATATTCTAAAGAG atgTCTGATGAATTTGAGTTAAATGTTGAAACTCTTGAACCTGAaacagaagaggaagaggaagatgAAGATGAAATGATTATTAATGAAGAACATGACAGTGAACAGAGAGTACCTATGAGGAAATCACCAGCCTTAGTACAGTATTGGATAGATACTGGTAATCCACCTTACAAGGTGCTTTCAGATGATAATGTATCATCTGAAAGTGGATCATCATtaagtgaaaaagaaatagttgTATCTCCACCCAGAATAAATGTAGaagatgtaataaatgtaGTGAGTACAACTGATGaccaaaaatgcaaaaatgaGTCATCCTGTAGTTCTGTGGATACTGCAGCTTACATTTTatcaaatgcaaatattacaaagaaaGCAGATACTATAGCTATTATAGAAGGTGCTAAATGTACAGGAGAGTCTTCCAATATAGATGCACATGATGGAACCGACCAAATTAAAGCTGCAAAAGTTGATCAAGAGATATATGATGATAATGACAGTATTAATATTGATGTGACGGATGTCGCgagcaaaaataattcaacgtCAAGATCAAAACGTATGGCAATACCTACAAATGAAATACAATCTGATACTCGTTCGCAGAAAATATTTagtataaagaaaaacgaaataaagaagTCTGATTTGTATCCTACAGCTATAAATACCCAAACCTTAGACATTGAATccatttttaaacatttcaaTAAAACGTCAAAAAATTTCGTCagaaataataagaatgaTAATGTTTCTAATCAAGATAAAGTGCTAGAAATGGATACTCAACAGGAAAGACACATCTCAGAAGCCACCCTAGATAAGAAAgctgtaaaaaatatgaatctGTCAACTCTTcatcgtaaaaaattatattcaggGCGATATTCTCCTGTTGATCTGATACAAACTGAAACACACGGTACAGCAGATAGATTAtctaaagcaaaaaaaattttacatccCGCTTTAGATTTCGATGATATTGTTAAAGAAACAgcatttttaaatgacaaatgTAAACGTTCCGACAAACCGAATAGAAAATTCAAGAAAGGAAAATCTCGTTAcctctctaaaaaaaatatatcggaCATTGACGAAAGTGAAAATAACAAGGAAATTCAAGATAAGGTCAATATCATTGACGACTTCGATAAATCAttggatattaataaaaatttggaCACACATCAGAACGACGTGTCATGTCATTCGAAACGCGATGACGGGAATATTTCTGAAAATAGTGAAAAAAGCAAACGAAGCTTAGAGGTTGTCAATGAAAAGCCAAAGGTAGTTTTACAGCGAATAGATTCGCCTTCCTTATCAGATAAGCTCAAACTTGGCAAAAATATCCAGGAAAAGCAAGAAAACTtcgtaaaaagtttcaaggaTTTAAGTGAATCCGAAAAATCACATTCTTCCGCGGTTGTAAATTTGAAAGAAGATACGGTAGATAGCAATCAAAGTACTATTCTTATTTTAGAATGTAATGAAAATACTTCGCAAAGTACCTCTTCAAGCGACTGCCTTTTAGATGTACGTTTGAACCgtgatttttattcaaatgcaaaaaaacaaaaaggaaaaCCATCACGTTTGAAAGATTCCGACAAGAGCCAGAATAACAAATCGTGGATTGAGGAAAATATGTCACAATTGTCAATTAGTACAGTAGTGGAATCGCAACTTTCAATTAAAGACAACGCTATTTCGCCAAAtgtatcttttaataaatctgaAACGTACTCCAATTTATATGAAAAGAAtcagattaataatataaaaatgcgaGAGGTTAAAATTGTATTGGAACGATTGCCACTGTCGACTATAAATGTACAATGTACAACGATGGAAAAGCAGGCcttgaataaaaatgatgccgttgaagaaaataatgtaTCAGGCAAGCTTAAAGCACGTCTTCTTGATAATGCAGAAAAGAAATATGGCTGCAAAATTAGAAACGTTAAAATTGTATTGGAACAATTACctgcaaagaaaattaacactGTGAAAAACACAGATATtacacttaataaaaaaagttcatCGAATACTAGTCTGGAAACCAATCGTAAACTAAGATCACAAATCGCTAGATCTTCCGAAACTTCGATTTGTGAAAATGACGAAGCGGATGTTCAATCTATTATTTGTAGCAACCATTCATTAGGAAGTTCTACATCTAAGAAAAGTGATGATACATTTGGTAATATAATCTTTAGTACAAGTCAGAATTTAAATAGCAGATTGGATTCTACTAAGGATGCTACATCTCAACATAAAAATTGCAACGATAAAACAAGTCaaggtaataattattttgcttcAGTTTTGACATCGGACGAAGATGATTTTTTTCAATCGATAaaacatagaaaaaaattaaaagtgtcGACAGATGACAATGTATCAAGAAATGGAAATTCAAGTATTGTAAATTGTTCGCCAAGAAAGAATACAAGAGAACTACAAAGAGACGAATCGGTACATAGCGAGGTTTCCGAAATTAAATCTTCTGACGACAAGCAGACGACAATTAATTCTTCGCGGCAGAAACAAAATCGCAAAAGTAATaggtatttaatattttcctcgaGTGAAGATGACGAAGACAAAGACGATAATTTAGCTGCCAATTTACCAATCAAACGTAAAGTAATATCTCCGGTtttgagaaagagaaataaaataaattacaacagTAAAAATGGTTCAAAAGAAGCGGTAGAGAAAAATAAGATAGATCGCAAAAATGTTCCCATTTCAAAAGTCGTTACAGCGGAAACTccagagaaagaaataatattcagaACAAAATTGTGGGATTCAGATAGCAGCAGCGATTCCATTTTATCTACTCATAAAAAGTTAAAGACTTCTTCTGTTCGCAAGAGATCTATAAGATGTCGCAATCGCGCAGCTGAAAAAGAAATGGTTAATGATTTTTCGAGTACATTGAATTCTTCTCTTGAAAACAGCAGCCCGATGAATGGCGTAACAATCAAGTCCAATTCGTTAATCAACGAAGAGGCTAAAAGGAATCGACGGTTATCCAGTAATAGTTCTGACGATGATATCGAGAGAAAAGTCAACAACGTGAAAAAAGATCGgactctttcttcctctcttaaATTTGACCACGCACGCAAAGCGCGACTCGTGCGAGAAAGTACAGTTTCAAGTACTTCTAAGAGACCTGCATATAAAAAAACGTCAttggaaaatgaaaaaatctTTAACAAATCCAGCAATTCACCGACAAAGGTGCAGAGTGCCATGTCAACtccaagaaaattatttgaaacgaAATGCTATTACGATTCTTCTGATTCGAGCGAGATTTTGTAA
- the Rpl23 gene encoding large ribosomal subunit protein uL14 codes for MSKRGRGGSAGAKFRISLGLPVGAVINCADNTGAKNLYVIAVQGIKGRLNRLPAAGSGDMIVATVKKGKPELRKKVMPAVVIRQRKPFRRKDGTFIYFEDNAGVIVNNKGEMKGSAITGPVAKECADLWPRIASNASSIA; via the exons ATGTCGAAGAGAG GACGTGGTGGATCGGCTGGAGCCAAGTTCAGGATATCCTTGGGTTTACCGGTCGGCGCGGTCATCAATTGCGCTGATAACACCG GTGCCAAGAATCTGTATGTCATTGCAGTACAGGGAATTAAAGGCAGGTTAAATCGTCTGCCAGCAGCAGGATCAGGAGATATGATTGTTGCCACtgtgaaaaaaggaaagccTGAACTTAGGAAAAAgg TGATGCCTGCTGTGGTTATTCGGCAACGGAAACCGTTTCGTAGGAAGGATGGTACTTTCATATATTTTGAAGACAATGCTGGTGTAATTGTCAATAACAAAGGAGAGATGAAAGGATCGGCTATTACAGGACCTGTCGCAAAAGAATGTGCAGATTTGTGGCCAAGAATTGCATCTAACGCTAGCAGCATCGCGTAG
- the LOC139110305 gene encoding putative lipid scramblase CLPTM1, whose amino-acid sequence MVVIENDCRDNAEVDVTENMDNNQPNGELVSRTEQNNDETDGTVENNEQRQKPQSRLESFFAITKSLIIRALIIYFITSLFRRYDNHKSPSSVGDTRLQAVNIFSNGTILDLSVYLSESENFKKFDDPQSLIWFEEGLVYGDWYGGPDHDGSRILKHTFVPSERLKQNGSIYLHVYITKNGKSPNPKAGKGIYAGEYMAYSKKMLNKFKKIKYQKKHNLLTGETTASKEELEKAELMDREYVSHWHPNLTINLVFDETNWVYGQVPQPLDEYIHFLPGGNSYEPILFMNDFWNMQRDYQPLNNTVKELELRLTYQPLSLFKWQIYAAQTIRNKWTSSFMGETSDYDDNDQDTLKETLLETNPYLLGLTIIVSILHSVFEFLAFKNDIQFWNNRKSLEGLSVRSVFFNVFQSVVVLLYVLDNDTNTVVRISCAIGLCIEVWKINKVTDININREVRILGIFPKISFQDKGSYVESSTKAYDRIAFKYLSWALYPLLGGYAIYSLMYLEHKGWYSWVLNMLYGFLLTFGFIMMTPQLFINYKLKSVAHLPWRMLSYKFLNTFIDDIFAFVIKMPTLYRLGCFRDDIVFFIFLYQRWIYKTDHTRVNEFGFSGEMEAQLVESKKETPAISKDQLEKDGSAKKNE is encoded by the exons ATGGTGGTTATCGAGAACGATTGTCGTGACAACGCGGAAGTAGATGTCACAGAAAATATGGATAACAATCAGCCCAACGGTGAACTGGTTTCGAGAACTGAACAAAATAACGATGAGACGGAC ggaACTGTGGAGAATAATGAACAAAGGCAAAAACCGCAGTCACGTTTAGAATCATTTTTTGCCATAACAAAATCGTTGATCATACGGGCtcttatcatttattttattactagtCTTTTTAGACGTTATGATAATCACAAGTCTCCCAGTAGTGTTGGTGATACACGCTTACAagctgtaaatatattttccaatGGAACAATACTTGATCTTAGTGTTTATCTGTCAGAGTCTgagaactttaaaaaatttgatgatCCACAATCTTTGATTTGGTTTGAAGAAGGCCTGGTTTATGGAGATTGGTATGGTGGGCCTGATCATGATGGATCTAGAATTTTAAAGCATACATTTGTCCCTTCTGAGCGGTTAAAACAAAATGGTTCAATTTATCTTCATGTATATATAAcgaaaaatggaaaatcgCCAAACCCCAAAGCTGGCAAAGGCATTTATGCTGGTGAATATATGGCTTActctaaaaaaatgttaaataaatttaaaaaaattaaatatcagaagaaacataatttattaaccggTGAAACTACAGCCAGTAAAGAGGAACTGGAG AAAGCAGAATTAATGGATAGAGAATATGTATCCCATTGGCATCCTAATTTAACCATTAATTTAGTATTTGATGAAACAAATTGGGTGTATGGTCAAGTGCCCCAACCATTAGATGAat ATATACATTTCTTACCCGGTGGAAATTCTTACGAGCCAATACTATTTATGAATGATTTTTGGAATATGCAGAGAGATTATCAACCATTAAATAATACTGTAAAAGAATTGGAGCTCAGATTAACTTACCAGCCGCTTTCGTTGTTTAAATGGCAGATATATGCAGCTCAGACtattagaaataaatggaCATCGTCGTTTATGG gaGAGACATCGGATTATGATGATAACGATCAAGATACTCTAAAGGAAACCTTACTTGAAACAAATCCATATCTATTAGGATTGACTATAATTGTATCGATCTTACATAGTGTGTTTGAATTTTTAGCATTTAAAAATG ATATCCAATTCTGGAATAACCGAAAATCTTTGGAAGGATTGTCAGTACGTTCTGTATTTTTCAATGTATTCCAATCTGTCGTCGTTCTCCTTTATGTTTTGGACAACGATACAAATACAGTTGTGCGCATTAGTTGCGCGATAGGTTTATGCATTGAAGTGTGgaaaattaacaaagttacagatattaacattaacagAGAAGTAAGAATACTTGGAATTTTTCCGAAGATATCGTTTCAAGACAAGGGTTCATACGTGGAGTCTTCTACGAAGGCGTATGATAGGATCGCTTTCAAATATCTTTCGTGGGCGCTATACCCTCTGCTGGGAGGATACGcgatttattctttaatgtacTTGGAGCATAAAGGATGGTATTCCTGGGTTCTTAATATGTTGTATGGATTCTTATTAACTTTTGGATTTATCATGATGACGccgcaattatttattaattacaaattgaaGAGTGTGGCGCACCTTCCATGGCGTATGCTGTCGTATAAATTCCTGAACACATTCATCGATGATATATTTGCATTTGTGATAAAGATGCCGACGCTGTACAGGCTCGGGTGTTTCCGCGACGatattgttttctttatatttttgtaccaAAGATGGATTTATAAAACCGATCATACCCGAGTAAACGAATTTGGATTCTCCGGGGAGATGGAGGCACAGCTTgtagaaagtaaaaaagagaCACCTGCTATTAGTAAAGACCAGCTGGAAAAGGACGGGTcagcgaaaaaaaatgaataa